ATCTTCCACGTCCACAGTTTTGTTCTCTAGTTTTTTATAGTCTTCAAAGAAATTGCGCATTTCCTTTTTCCAGTATTCTGGGAGCTCGCTCACATCGTTAAAATGCGCTACGCTCATATCATTTGCAGCTACCGCGATGATTTTATCATCCATCTCGCCACCGTCCATCATTTGCATAACACCTATAACTTTTGCATCTACGAGACACATGGGAACAATCTCGATTTGAGATAAAACTAAAATGTCTAGTGGATCTTGATCGTCACAGTAGGTACGCGGTATAAAACCATAATTTGTAGGGTAGTACATGGAAGAATAGATCACTCTATCAAGTATCAACATTCCAGATTCCTTGTCTAGTTCGTATTTCGCACGAGTATTTTTAGGGATCTCTATACAGGCCGTTACAGTTTCCGGTGCATTCTCACCGTAACTCACATGGTGCCATGGATTTTTTTTCATGATATTTTTTTAAAACGGGCTGCAAAAGTAATATGGTTTTCGCTTTCGCGAAAGCGTAATCACAACAATCATAGTCTACTATACCAACTATATCTACTGATTTAGATTTCAAAAGAAGGCGTTAAAGTGTATGCCCAAGTTCAAGACTATAGGTTTAAGCATTAATTTTATGCGATGATGCAACAAGAACGGAGAGGTTTCAGGTTTGAGTTTTATGATCCAAAGGAAAAGGATCCATTTGATAAGTTGTTTGATATTTTCAAAGAACTGATTACCCATACTTCAGGGGATTTTGACGAAGCAATAAACTGGCTCAGGGAACTTGACAAAGAATATAAGCTCACTACTCCTGACTATACCGTCGATGACTTTATTGAAGATCTCAAACAACGTGGATACATAAGGGAGGAGTTTGATCCAGAATCAGGTCAGGATGGAGATGGATCAGGAGATCAAAGCGGTAGGTTTAGTATTACCGCAAAGACGGAGCAGCTGCTTAGAAAACATGCGCTGGAGCAAATCTTTGGTAACATGAGAAAAAGCGGAGCCGGAAATCACAAGACGGGCAAACTAGGTGAGGGCGATGCGCATTCTGGCGATTTTAGATCCTATCGTTTTGGAGATGGACTGGATCGCATTTCAATGACTGAAAGCTTGCGCAATGCTCAGATCAATCATGGAATGGGGAACTTCAACCTTACTGAAGATGACCTGGTAGTAGAAGACACACGTTTCAAAGCGCAGATGAGTACGGTGCTTATGATCGATATTTCCCATAGCATGATATTATATGGAGAGGATCGCATCACACCCGCCAAAAAAGTGGCCATGGCTCTCGCAGAATTGATTACCACCAGATATCCTAAGGATACGCTGGATATTTTGGTTTTTGGGAACGATGCTTGGACTATACAAATTGCAGATCTACCTTATTTAAAAGTGGGACCTTATCATACCAATACCGTAGCAGGCTTGCAGCTGGCGATGGACCTATTGCGCAGGAAGCGTAATACCAACAAGCAGATCTTTATGATCACCGACGGGAAACCTAGTTGTCTTAGACTTAAAGATGGGCGGTATTATAAAAACTCAAACGGACTCGATGAGTACATTGTCGAGAAATGTTATACAATGGCTGCTCAAGCAAGGCGATTACATATTCCTATAACCACGTTCATGATTGCAAATGATCCCTATCTACAACAATTTGTGGATGAATTTACAGAAGCAAATCAGGGTAAGGCATTTTACACAGGTCTCAAAGGTCTGGGAGAGATGATCTTTAGAGACTATGATGCTAATCGTCGTAGAAGAATCAAATAGTGCTTGATTGAGAAATTAGAAGTAATGTTGTGTCAATTGTCTTCTAAGATTATTGGTTAATCGATTATAAACCTTTAAATGAACGATAAATTCACCTACAAATGAACCCGTGATCATGAAATCTATATATTTGTCTATTAAGTTTAAAACTTGATCATGAAGCAAATCTACTTGTGTCTTACGTTGCTATTGTGTGCAAGCCAATTTTCAAAAGCTCAAAACAATATTGATGATGCTAATTTTGATGACTCTATCAAATACAGCATTTTTTACGGTTTGAATTATTCTTTCCTTGAAAATTACGGGAATGATGGATTCAAGGGAGAGCGTTCTGGTTATAACGCAGGTGCGCTTGCTGAGATGCCGTTTGCAAATAAGTGGTCGTTTGAAGCCTCTCTGTTTTTTTCAGTAGTGGGAGAGCAGCCTATAGTTGATGATAGGGTTGTGGCAAGATTTAGAACTTACACCATCAACTTACCGGTACAGTTTAAGTTTTATCCAGGGAAAAACAAAAGTCTCAGTTTCCACATCGGGCCTCAGTTGAGTTACAATTTTGAACCTAAAATATTTGAGAACCAGAATCAAGATTTTAGAACGCTGGAAGATGTTGTAAATACTGGATTTGATGGAACTGCCGGGTTTGGCTATAAATTACCTGGCTTCGGTTTATTTATTAAAGGTACATTCAGCTATGGATTTGCAGATATTTTTGTAAACCAAGATATTTATACTTCTGAGCGTTTCAAAGTGATCCGAATAGATATAGGATACCAATTCTAATTTTTTTCATGCAATTACCTTTCTGATAAATCCAGATGACTGAAATATTCAAGAAAGGTTCTAAAAAGGTTATTAATGCCTGGGCATTTTATGACTGGGCTAATAGTGTTTACTCGCTGGTTATAAGCAGCGCGATATTCCCATTATTTTACTCTGCAATAAGTAAAGATGCCTTTGAAAATGGTAACGTTCCTGATGTACTAGCTGACTTCAATAATGAGTCCATTATAATTATAGTCTCTGCGATAGGCTTTATAATTGTAAGCATACTGTCGCCTATACTCTCTGGTGTGGCAGATTATAGTGGGAAAAAGAAAACATTTCTCAAGCTCTTTTGCTATCTGGGTAGTTTTAGCTGTATAGGTCTAGCTTTTTTTAGTTTTGACTATTTATACTTGAGCTTAGTCATTTATGTACTGGCGCTCATTGGTTTTTGGGGTAGTCTGGTTTTTTATAATTCATTTCTGCCAGATATAGCACACCCAGATCAACAAGATGGTGTAAGTGCTCTGGGCTTCTCCATGGGATATATAGGTAGCGTTCTATTGCTTGCTCTTTGCTTGGGTCTCATTATGTCTGGGATCTGGCCAGAGGAAGGCTTTTTTCCCTATAGTCCCATCCTAGAATTAGACGCTGTTCAGTTTTCTTTCATTTTAGTAGGAATCTGGTGGATGGGATTTGCGCAATATACTTATGCATACTTACCTGAGGGAGTTTCAAAAGATCGTACGGGAGTAAAGAGTATTTGGACCAGCGGTTTCAAAGAATTAGGTAAAGTTTACAAACAGTTGATGCAAAACCTGAGTATGAAGAAATACCTAAGTGCTTTTTTCATCTACAGCATGGCGGTTCAAACGGTTATGTATGTAGCTACGTACTTCGGTACTGAGGAGGTGGTCTGGGAAGGTATTGACCAGACTTTTGGCCTTATTGGAAGCATTCTCCTCATTCAATTAGTAGCTATTCTAGGAGCCTGGCTGGCAAGCTTGCTTTCTAAGCAGATCGGTAATATCAAAACACTCATCGTTATCAATGTAGTATGGATGCTGATCTGTGTTTACGGTTATTTTGTGATAACACCCATTCAATTTTTCATCACTGCTGGATTTGTAGGGCTGGTAATGGGATCCATTCAGTCGCTCTCCAGAAGTACTTATTCAAAAATGCTCCCTGAAACCACAGATACGACCAGCTTCTTCAGTTTTTACGATGTTGCAGAAAAAATAGGCATTGTCATCGGTATGCTGTTGTTTGCAATAGTTGGTGAAATCACGGGAAGCATGCGCGGCCCTATTTTATTTTTGATCGTATTCTTCATCATAGGAGTAATTATACTTTCCACCATTCCTACTTTAAAAGTCAATAAGGAATCTGAATAGCGAGTTTTAAGTCTCGCT
This genomic interval from Nonlabens spongiae contains the following:
- a CDS encoding inorganic diphosphatase, whose translation is MKKNPWHHVSYGENAPETVTACIEIPKNTRAKYELDKESGMLILDRVIYSSMYYPTNYGFIPRTYCDDQDPLDILVLSQIEIVPMCLVDAKVIGVMQMMDGGEMDDKIIAVAANDMSVAHFNDVSELPEYWKKEMRNFFEDYKKLENKTVDVEDFQGRDKAIEIVNQAIEDYKVKFKK
- a CDS encoding vWA domain-containing protein — encoded protein: MQQERRGFRFEFYDPKEKDPFDKLFDIFKELITHTSGDFDEAINWLRELDKEYKLTTPDYTVDDFIEDLKQRGYIREEFDPESGQDGDGSGDQSGRFSITAKTEQLLRKHALEQIFGNMRKSGAGNHKTGKLGEGDAHSGDFRSYRFGDGLDRISMTESLRNAQINHGMGNFNLTEDDLVVEDTRFKAQMSTVLMIDISHSMILYGEDRITPAKKVAMALAELITTRYPKDTLDILVFGNDAWTIQIADLPYLKVGPYHTNTVAGLQLAMDLLRRKRNTNKQIFMITDGKPSCLRLKDGRYYKNSNGLDEYIVEKCYTMAAQARRLHIPITTFMIANDPYLQQFVDEFTEANQGKAFYTGLKGLGEMIFRDYDANRRRRIK
- a CDS encoding porin family protein, which encodes MKQIYLCLTLLLCASQFSKAQNNIDDANFDDSIKYSIFYGLNYSFLENYGNDGFKGERSGYNAGALAEMPFANKWSFEASLFFSVVGEQPIVDDRVVARFRTYTINLPVQFKFYPGKNKSLSFHIGPQLSYNFEPKIFENQNQDFRTLEDVVNTGFDGTAGFGYKLPGFGLFIKGTFSYGFADIFVNQDIYTSERFKVIRIDIGYQF
- a CDS encoding MFS transporter, whose product is MTEIFKKGSKKVINAWAFYDWANSVYSLVISSAIFPLFYSAISKDAFENGNVPDVLADFNNESIIIIVSAIGFIIVSILSPILSGVADYSGKKKTFLKLFCYLGSFSCIGLAFFSFDYLYLSLVIYVLALIGFWGSLVFYNSFLPDIAHPDQQDGVSALGFSMGYIGSVLLLALCLGLIMSGIWPEEGFFPYSPILELDAVQFSFILVGIWWMGFAQYTYAYLPEGVSKDRTGVKSIWTSGFKELGKVYKQLMQNLSMKKYLSAFFIYSMAVQTVMYVATYFGTEEVVWEGIDQTFGLIGSILLIQLVAILGAWLASLLSKQIGNIKTLIVINVVWMLICVYGYFVITPIQFFITAGFVGLVMGSIQSLSRSTYSKMLPETTDTTSFFSFYDVAEKIGIVIGMLLFAIVGEITGSMRGPILFLIVFFIIGVIILSTIPTLKVNKESE